A DNA window from Helianthus annuus cultivar XRQ/B chromosome 15, HanXRQr2.0-SUNRISE, whole genome shotgun sequence contains the following coding sequences:
- the LOC110913915 gene encoding uncharacterized protein LOC110913915 encodes MIHGPCGVAKPNCPCMVDGKCSKKFPKKFCDKTSLDSNGYPVYRRADSGVFVEKSGIQLDTEAWFHRAEFGFVPNGDEGQLEDGKDEIKEYYDCRYLSACEASWRIFAFDVHYRYPSVIRLPFHLPDKQNVVYGPDDELDSVLQKPSVSSTMFLGWMEKNEKDPLARTLAYVEFPTKFVWKKDERIWDKRIIGKTIGRIHCVNPSMGEAYFLRILLNKVVGPKSFEDIRTVNGQVFPTFRDACYARGLLDDDKEYIEAIKEAYYTGSGYYLRNLFATMLASNTLSKPENVWENTWEYLADGILYNRQKLLRIEGLSLPEEQIRNLTLLEIERYLLRNNSSLSRFPSMPQPDSESIYSADNRLIADELRYDVSATAIEFDNNLSSLTDEQRLVFDEIIEAVNSNAGRLFFVYGYGGTGKTFLWKTLSASIICKVDIVLNVASSGIASLLLPGGRTAHSRFHIPLNLTETSMCFIKPDDDVADLLKKTK; translated from the exons ATGATTCACGGACCTTGTGGTGTTGCAAAACCAAATTGTCCGTGTATGGTCGACGGTAAGTGTTCGAAGAAATTTCCTAAGAAGTTCTGTGATAAGACTTCTCTAGATTCGAATGGTTATCCGGTATATAGACGAGCCGATTCAGGTGTTTTTGTTGAGAAATCTGGTATTCAGCTTGATACAGAAGCGTGGTTCC ATAGGGCTGAATTTGGTTTTGTACCAAATGGTGATGAAGGTCAGCTTGAAGATGGAAAAGATGAAATCAAAGAGTATTACGATTGTAGATATCTCTCGGCATGTGAAGCTTCATGGCGCATATTTGCATTTGATGTTCATTACCGCTATCCATCTGTAATCAGGCTTCCGTTTCATCTACCTGATAAACAAAACGTTGTATACGGCCCTGATGACGAACTTGATAGCGTTCTACAAAAACCTTCTGTTTCTTCTACGATGTTTTTGGGGTGGATGGAAAAGAACGAAAAAGATCCGTTGGCGCGCACCCTTGCTTACGTTGAGTTCCCAACTAAATTTGTTTGGAAGAAGGATGAAAGGATATGGGATAAACGCATAATAGGAAAAACCATTGGTCGTATTCATTGTGTGAATCCTTCTATGGGCGAGGCATACTTTTTAAGAATTCTTCTTAATAAGGTAGTAGGTCCTAAGTCTTTTGAAGACATTCGTACTGTAAATGGACAAGTCTTCCCAACATTTAGAGATGCGTGCTACGCTAGAGGCCTTTTAGACGACGACAAGGAGTATATAGAAGCTATCAAAGAGGCGTACTACACAGGTTCTGGTTACTATCTTCGTAATCTGTTTGCTACAATGTTGGCGTCTAATACATTATCAAAGCCTGAAAATGTTTGGGAAAACACATGGGAGTACCTTGCGGATGGTATTTTATACAATCGGCAAAAGCTTTTGAGGATCGAAG GTTTGTCTCTTCCAGAAGAACAAATAAGGAACCTAACGTTGTTGGAAATTGAGCGTTACTTATTACGTAACAACTCAAGTTTAAGTCGGTTTCCGTCTATGCCTCAACCCGACAGTGAATCAATATATTCAGCAGACAACCGTTTAATTGCTGATGAGCTTAGGTACGATGTAAGCGCTACTGCCATTGAATTTGATAATAATTTAAGCAGCCTAACCGATGAGCAGCGTTTAGTGTTTGATGAGATAATTGAAGCAGTTAATAGTAATGCGGGTCGTTTGTTCTTCGTATATGGGTACGGAGGTACTGGTAAGACATTTCTTTGGAAGACATTATCTGCATCCATTATATGTAAAGTCGATATTGTACTAAATGTTGCATCAAGTGGAATCGCATCTCTTTTGTTACCTGGTGGGCGTACTGCACATTCAAGGTTTCATATACCTCTAAATTTAACAGAAACCTCGATGTGTTTTATTAAACCGGATGATGACGTTGCTGATTTATTGAAGAAAACGAAATGA
- the LOC110913914 gene encoding uncharacterized protein LOC110913914, whose product MNHEHAFEALDRTMKDIFKCEMTFGGKVIVNASITSSYIWSTCKVLTLTKNMRLTVGANTSDIDEIKAFADWLLDLGEGKIGDSDDYEVVIDIPEDLLIKCSEDPMSDLIDFVYPSLLQLYKDKDYFAERAILAPTNEVVQEINEKLLDSFPGDEVEYVSSDSICQTDPRKE is encoded by the coding sequence ATGAATCATGAACATGCGTTTGAAGCACTTGACCGAACAATGAAAGATATCTTCAAATGTGAGATGACATTTGGTGGAAAAGTTATCGTTAATGCTTCAATCACGTCGTCGTATATTTGGAGTACTTGCAAGGTCCTTACGTTAACCAAAAACATGAGGTTAACTGTAGGAGCCAACACATCTGATATAGACGAGATTAAAGCTTTTGCGGATTGGTTGCTTGACTTGGGAGAGGGAAAGATTGGCGACAGTGATGATTATGAGGTGGTTATAGATATTCCTGAAGATTTGTTAATCAAGTGCTCTGAGGATCCTATGTCAGATCTGATCGACTTTGTATATCCTTCGCTTCTTCAACTGTACAAAGATAAAGATTATTTTGCTGAAAGAGCTATATTGGCACCAACGAACGAGGTTGTTCAAGAAATTAATGAAAAGTTGCTTGATTCATTTCCTGGCGATGAAGTGGAGTATGTGAGTTCTGATAGTATTTGTCAAACTGATCCAAGGAAAGAATGA